From the genome of Suricata suricatta isolate VVHF042 chromosome 3, meerkat_22Aug2017_6uvM2_HiC, whole genome shotgun sequence, one region includes:
- the DES gene encoding desmin, with amino-acid sequence MSQAYSSSQLTSSYHRRFGGAAGFPLGSPLSSPVFPRGSFGTKGSSSSVTSRVYQVSRTSGGAGGLGALRASRLGATRVPSSSSYGAGELLDFSLADAVNQEFLTTRTNEKVELQELNDRFANYIEKVRFLEQQNAALAAEVNRLKGREPTRVAEIYEEELRELRRQVEVLTNQRARVDVERDNLLDDLQRLKAKLQEEIQLKEEAENNLAAFRADVDAATLARIDLERRIESLNEEIAFLKKVHEEEIRELQAQLQEQQVQVEMDMSKPDLTAALRDIRAQYETIAAKNISEAEEWYKSKVSDLTQAANKNNDALRQAKQEMMEYRHQIQSYTCEIDALKGTNDSLMRQMRELEDRFASEASGYQDNIARLEEEIRHLKDEMARHLREYQDLLNVKMALDVEIATYRKLLEGEESRINIPIQTFSALNFRETSPEQRGSEVHTKKTVMIKTIETRDGEVVSEATQQQHEVL; translated from the exons ATGAGCCAGGCCTACTCGTCCAGCCAGCTCACGTCCTCCTACCACCGCAGGTTCGGTGGGGCCGCTGGCTTCCCGCTCGGCTCCCCGCTGAGCTCGCCGGTGTTCCCGCGCGGGAGCTTCGGCACCAAGGGCTCCTCGAGCTCGGTGACGTCCCGCGTGTACCAGGTGTCGCGCACGtcgggcggggccgggggcctgGGGGCGCTGCGGGCCAGCCGGCTGGGGGCCACCCGtgtgccttcctcctcctcctacgGCGCGGGCGAGCTGCTGGACTTCTCGCTGGCCGACGCCGTGAACCAGGAGTTCCTGACCACGCGCACCAACGAGAAGGTGGAGCTGCAGGAGCTCAACGACCGCTTCGCCAACTACATCGAGAAGGTGCGCTTCCTGGAGCAGCAGAACGCGGCGCTCGCCGCCGAGGTGAACCGGCTCAAGGGCCGAGAGCCGACCCGGGTGGCCGAGATCTACGAAGAGGAGCTGCGGGAGCTGCGGCGCCAGGTGGAGGTGCTCACCAACCAGCGCGCCCGCGTCGACGTCGAGCGCGACAACTTGCTGGACGACCTGCAGCGGCTCAAGGCCAA GCTGCAAGAGGAGATTCAGTTgaaagaagaagcagagaacaaTTTGGCTGCCTTCCGAGCG GACGTGGATGCTGCTACTCTCGCTCGAATTGACCTGGAGCGCAGAATTGAATCTCTCAACGAGGAAATCGCGTTCCTTAAGAAAGTGCATGAGGAG GAGATCCGAGAACTACAGGCCCAACTTCAGGAACAGCAAGTACAAGTGGAGATGGACATGTCCAAGCCAGACCTCACCGCTGCCCTCAGGGACATTCGGGCTCAGTATGAGACCATTGCGGCTAAGAACATCTCAGAAGCTGAGGAATGGTACAAGTCAAAG GTGTCTGACCTGACCCAGGCAGCCAACAAGAATAACGATGCCCTGCGCCAGGCCAAGCAGGAGATGATGGAGTACCGACACCAGATCCAGTCCTACACCTGTGAGATCGATGCCCTCAAGGGCACT AACGATTCCCTAATGAGGCAGATGCGGGAGCTGGAAGACCGCTTTGCTAGCGAGGCCAGTGGCTACCAAGACAACATTGCACGTCTGGAAGAAGAGATCCGGCACCTCAAGGATGAGATGGCCCGCCACCTACGCGAGTACCAGGACCTGCTCAATGTCAAGATGGCCCTAGATGTGGAGATCGCCACCTACCGAAAGCTGCTGGAGGGCGAGGAAAGCCG GATCAACATCCCCATCCAGACCTTCTCTGCTCTCAACTTCCGAG